Proteins encoded in a region of the Pelmatolapia mariae isolate MD_Pm_ZW linkage group LG16_19, Pm_UMD_F_2, whole genome shotgun sequence genome:
- the nup35 gene encoding nucleoporin NUP35 translates to MELQVGSEPMTLGSPTSPKPTSGAQFLPGFLMGDLPAPASPQPRPFSLASPLVDSTSTHRGGGGGGGGSAMQPVVPTPKDKSGAPPVRSIHDDLVTVATPLAAHRQSFPVMQSPLSARQASTPGTGMQQMCLSPAQVDPFYTQGESLSSDDQLDQTWVTVFGFPPASASYILLQFAQYGNILKHTMASPGNWMHLQYQSRLQARKALSKDGKVFGDSIMVGVKPCIDKSVMDSTEAVSTPVSSSFSSSALPTTPRSAIRPLSATYRNSGSDYQVVADKQTPRKDDSFVSKAMEYMFGW, encoded by the exons aTGGAGTTACAAG TGGGTTCAGAGCCGATGACCCTGGGCTCTCCTACCTCTCCTAAGCCAACCTCTGGGGCTCAGTTTCTGCCCGGTTTCCTGATGGGTGACCTGCCAGCTCCAGCAAGCCCACAGCCTCGCCCTTTTAGCCTGGCCTCACCACTTGTGGATAGCACAAGCACACATCGAG gaggaggaggtggtggtggaggttCTGCCATGCAGCCTGTTGTCCCCACACCCAAAGACAAGAGTGGAGCCCCACCTGTTCGCAGTATCCATGATGACCTGGTTACTGTAGCGACACCTCTTGCTGCACACAGACAG TCGTTCCCAGTCATGCAGTCTCCTCTGTCAGCACGTCAGGCCTCCACTCCAGGAACAG GCATGCAGCAGATGTGTCTGTCTCCAGCTCAGGTGGACCCCTTCTACACTCAGGGAGAGTCTTTGTCATCTGACGACCAGCTGGACCAGACCTGGGTCACAGTGTTTGG ctTCCCTCCAGCCTCGGCTTCCTACATCCTGCTCCAGTTCGCTCAATACGGAAACATCCTCAAACACACG ATGGCGTCTCCTGGTAACTGGATGCACCTTCAGTATCAGTCCAGACTTCAGGCCAGGAAAGCACTGTCCAAAGATGGAAAGGTGTTCGGTGACTCCATCATGGTGGGAGTCAAACCCTGCATAGACAAG AGCGTGATGGACAGCACTGAGGCTGTCTCTACTcctgtctcctcctccttctcctcctccgcGCTCCCTACCACCCCTCGCTCTGCAATCAGGCCACTCAGCGCCACCTACAGGAACTCAGGCAGTGACTACCAG gTGGTAGCAGACAAACAGACACCCAGGAAGGATGACAGCTTTGTTTCCAAGGCGATGGAGTACATGTTTGGCTGGTGA
- the dnajc10 gene encoding dnaJ homolog subfamily C member 10: MAHRVALRTQHPRSIWLTVLPMLLTVLLVAVWAEGQDYYELLGVSREATTKEIRRAFKQLALTMHPDKNPGDPSAHEKFLQVNRAYEVLKDEDLRKKYDKYGEKGLDEQQGGRYESWNYYRYDFGIYDDDLEIITLDSGDFEAAVNSGEIWFINFYFPRCSHCHQLAPTWREFAKEMDGVIRIGAVNCGDNNHLCRRKGINSYPSLYIYRSGQRPEKFNGERNRDNLVRFSMQFITTTITQLWQGNVFSEIESAFSSGLGWLITFCSDSGDCLEPRTRQKLAGMLDGLVKVGWMDCTTDEQICASFQVTSGATALFPPGSALNKPGSVLWLNTLDSKEIYNQVINHLPDLELLTSDSFQSKLAHHRWLISFTFGNKNSASNEYKKLQAFLRTDHIQVGRVDCIADSELCQSLYIHKPCMAVFKGLGIHDFEIHHGKDVLYNIVGFARDSVRAFVTTLGPDNFPSDRKEPWLVDFFAPWCPPCRALLPELRKASIQLAGQMKFGTLDCTIHHNLCSRYNIQAYPTTVIFNGSSVHEYEGHHSADGILEFIQDLVNPSVLILDPSSFTEKVKGRDEGQIWAVDFYAPWCGPCQALMPEWRRMARLLSGQILVGSVDCQRFQSFCQSQSVRAYPEIRLYPGNSRQPDRYTSYNGWHRDAHSLRTWALSFLPRASVDLTPETFRSLVLSGRDHWVLDFYAPWCGPCQHFAPEFEVLARMLKGEARAGKVDCQAHYQTCQLAGITAYPTVRFYPYLGKKRHEQSGEHINSRDANVIADTVRQRLQQLLPRLHNKPKDEL, translated from the exons ATGGCGCACAGGGTTGCCCTAAGGACCCAGCACCCTCGGTCCATCTGGCTTACGGTGCTGCCGATGCTCCTCACCGTCCTTTTGGTGGCAGTTTGGGCAGAGGGCCAGGACTACTATGAATTGCTGGGAGTCAGCAGGGAAGCGACGACCAAAGAGATACGACGGGCCTTTAAGCAGCTGGCGCTCACCATGCACCCTGACAAAAACCCT GGTGACCCCTCAGCCCACGAGAAGTTCCTGCAGGTCAATCGTGCCTATGAAGTTCTGAAGGATGAAGACCTGAGAAAGAAATATGATAAATATGGAGAAAAAGGGCTGGACGAGCAGCAGGGTGGACGCTATGAGAGCTGGAACTACTACAGATATGACTTTG GTATATATGACGATGATTTGGAGATCATCACGCTGGACAGTGGAGACTTTG aAGCAGCAGTGAACTCTGGAGAAATCTGGTTCATCAATTTCTATTTTCCACGATGCTCCCACTGTCACCAGCTGGCTCCGACG TGGAGGGAGTTTGCCAAGGAGATGGATGGTGTGATCAGGATTGGAGCGGTGAACTGTGGAGACAACAATCATCTCTGCAGGAGGAAGGGCATCAACAGCTACCCCAGTCTGTACATATACAGATCAGGACAG AGACCAGAGAAATTCAATGGGGAGCGCAATAGAGACAACCTGGTTCGCTTCTCCATGCAGTTCATCACTACAACCATCACTCAGCTCTGGCAAG GTAACGTGTTCAGCGAGATAGAGAGCGCGTTCTCGTCAGGGCTTGGCTGGCTGATCACCTTCTGCTCTGACAGTGGAG ATTGCCTGGAGCCAAGAACGAGACAGAAGCTGGCAGGAATGTTG GATGGTCTAGTTAAGGTGGGATGGATGGACTGCACAACAGATGAACAGATCTGTGCAAGTTTCCAG GTGACCAGTGGAGCAACTGCTTTATTCCCACCTGGAAGTGCTTTGAATAAACCAGGCAGTGTACTT TGGCTGAATACTCTGGACAGTAAAGAAATTTATAATCAGGTCATCAACCATCTACCTGATCTGGAACTTCTCACCAGTGACAGTTTCCAG AGTAAATTGGCCCATCATCGCTGGTTAATCAGTTTTACATTTGGTAACAAAAACTCTGCCTCCAACGAGTACAAGAAGCTACAGGCTTTCCTCCGAACTGACCACATACAG GTTGGCAGAGTGGACTGTATAGCAGACTCAGAGCTGTGTCAGTCTCTTTACATTCACAAACCCTGTATGGCTGTCTTTAAAGGACTGGGAATCCACGACTTTGAGATCCACCATG GCAAAGATGTGTTGTACAATATTGTGGGTTTTGCGAGGGACAGCGTTCGAGCTTTTGTCACCACTCTGGGGCCAGACAACTTTCCTTCAGACAGAAAGGAGCCGTGGCTCGTCGACTTCTTCGCTCCG TGGTGCCCCCCATGTCGAGCTTTACTGCCCGAACTGAGAAAAGCTTCAATCCAGCTAGCTGGGCAGATGAAGTTTGGCACTTTGGACTGTACCATCCATCACAACCTCTGTTCTAGA taTAATATTCAGGCTTATCCCACCACAGTGATCTTTAATGGTTCTTCTGTGCATGAATATGAAGGCCATCATTCAGCTGATGGCATCCTGGAGTTTATACAG gacctggtTAATCCATCTGTCCTGATTTTGGATCCTTCAAGCTTCACAGAGAAAGTTAAAG GTCGAGATGAAGGACAGATCTGGGCGGTAGATTTCTACGCTCCCTGGTGTGGTCCCTGTCAGGCTCTGATGCCTGAATGGAGACGCATGGCCCGG CTGCTTTCAGGTCAGATCCTGGTCGGTTCGGTCGACTGTCAGCGCTTTCAGTCGTTCTGTCAGAGCCAGAGTGTGAGAGCATACCCAGAAATCCGCCTGTACCCTGGAAACAGCCGGCAGCCAGATCGCTATAC GAGTTATAACGGTTGGCACAGAGATGCCCATTCACTGAGAACATGGGCACTGAG TTTTTTACCCAGAGCCTCTGTGGACCTTACTCCAGAGACCTTCAGATCTCTGGTTCTGTCAGGTCGGGATCACTGGGTCCTGGATTTTTATGCCCCCTGGTGCGGACCCTGTCAACACTTTGCCCCGGAGTTTGAGGTCCTAGCTCGG ATGCTTAAAGGCGAGGCCCGGGCAGGGAAAGTTGACTGTCAGGCTCATTATCAGACCTGTCAGTTAGCTGGAATCACCGCCTACCCAACTGTCAGATTTTACCCATATCTGGGAAAAAAGAGg CATGAACAGAGTGGGGAGCATATCAATAGCCGAGACGCTAACGTGATCGCTGACACCGTCAGACAGCGGCTACAACAGCTGTTGCCACGGTTACACAATAAGCCAAAG GATGAGCTGTGA